The window CCAGGTACGGGCCGCTCAGCGAGGTGTGGTCCTGGGTGCCGATGGAGGTGTTGCTGACCAGGGCGGTCCGGCCGTCCGGCATCGGGGCGAACCAGCCGCCGCCGCTGGAGCCCTGGGTCATGGTGCAGCCGATGGTGAGCATCGCCGGGCGCTTGGCGTCGAAGGAGAGCCGGGTGGGCTTCCCGCCGTCGCACTTGTACAACTCCTGCCCGTCGAAGGGCTTGTAGAGCGGGTAGCCCCACGCCGAGGCGGAGATCCGGTCGCGCGGGGCGTCGAACCAGACCGGGACGGCCGCGCCGACCGTCTCCTCCAGTGACTTGCCGGTGTCGTTCTGGTTCTGCACCCGCATCACGGCGAAGTCGTACTGGTTGGCGGCGTCACCGGTGCCGCCGCCCTCGACCGTCCACTGCGGCGAGGTCACCACGTCCTTGGCCCACCAGGTGCCCAGCGGTGCCAGCTCCGCGAGCGGGGCCTTCTTGCCGCCGCTGGAGGCACCGGAGTTGTTGTAGGCGGGGACGAAGACGAGGTCCTTGTAGAAGTCGCCGCCCTTGCCCGGGTGCACGCAGTGCCCGGCGGTCCAGACCAGGTTGCTCTTGCCGGGGTGCGCCGGGTCGGCGATCACGGTGGCCGAGCAGTTGCCGCGGCCGCCGTCGGCGCTGAAGAACACCTTGCCGGACGGCTGCTTGGTGTACGGGCGGGTCACCGGCGTGGCCTTGACCGGGGCCGGGTCCGGATCGGTCACCCCGGCGTCGCCGGTCGGCTTCGCGATGGGCGGGGCCGGGTCGGCCGGCTTGGAGTCGCCCATCTTGTCCGGGTTCCAGAAGTCCTTCACCACCGGGTTGTTGAAGACGTGCTTGGAGGCCCAGTTGTCCCAGTCCTCGAACTTCCACTTCTTCAGGTCGTCCCAGCTCGTGGGCAGGCCCTCCAGCAGGCTGGTCGGGATGCCCGACGGCAGGGTCAGGCCGCCGATCACACCGCCGCCGATCACGCCGCCACCCCCGGCGGTCGTGGCGCTGCCGCTCGCCGGGGCCGGCGGCGGTGCGGCGGTGCCCCCGCCGGAGGGGCCGTCCGGCCCGCAGGCCGTCACGACGAGCAGCGTTCCGGCGGCGAGGGCCGCGGCCATGGCTGACCGGTGGATCGATGGCATGGTGTTCGCTTCCCCCTGCTGGTCCTGTGCGGCGGCGGCCGACCGCCTTGGAGTCTCCCACTGGCCACCAGGACGGCGCGGGCCGACCCCCGGGTTGCGACGGCGGCCGGAGGTCACCGATCTGTGACGAACGCCCGGTTGGCTCGTTGGCACGGCAGGTCCTCCCTCCTGAGTGTTGAACTCTCACCGCTCTTCACTCGGACGAGTGAGCAGCCCTTGTGATCACCCATCAGGGATAGCTAACCCTTACCTGACGCGACGGTGCGAGCGCCCGCCACACCCTCTCCACCACCAGCGCGCGTCCGCACCCCACGCGCCACAAGGAGCAGCCTTGAGCACCGCCGTCACCGGAGCCCCGCCCGAAGCCCCGACGCGCCACCCCGCCCCGGTCCAGCCCGCCGGGGTCCGGCCGGCCGCGGCCCGCCCGGTGCCGCCCGACCCGCTCCTCCATCCGGACCCGGCCGTCGCCGCCGAACAGGCCGGTCTGGAGGCCCTGTTGCGGTGCTGGGCCCGGGAGACCGGGGCGGTACCCGGGACGGACGGACGGCTGCGGATCGCCGTACTCGGCGGCGCCGCCCGGCTGCTCGCCCCGGTCCGCTACTGGTCGCCGGCCGGCTGGCACCGCTTCGGCCCGGCCACCCTCGCGGTCGGTGAGGGCACCGCCGCCGCCCCGGTGGACGCCGTCACCGCCGCCGCCCTGCTCGCCGCCGCGGCCGCCGACCGCCCCGACCCCGGCCAGGTCGCCGACCTCGCCGCCCGGGTGGCCGACTCGGTGGTCCGCACCGCCGACATCCTGGCCCACCGCCGCACCGCCGCCGCCCCCGGCGGGCCGGAGGGCTCGCAGTTCCTGGCCGCCGAGCAGTCCCTGCTGCTGGGCCACCCGCTGCACCCGACGCCCAAGAGCCGCGACGGCCTCGGGCCCGCGCAGAGTGCCGCGTACTCCCCGGAGCTCCACGGCTCCTTCCGGCTGCACTGGTACGCCGTCGACCGCGACCTGCTCGCGGCCGGTTCGGCGCTGACCGAGAGCGCCGACCGGATCACCGCCCACCTGCTCGGCGACCCGACCCTGGTGCCGCCCGGGACGGCCGCCCTCCCGCTGCACCCCTGGCAGGCCCGCGAGCTCGCCCTGCGCCCGGCCGTCGCGGAACTGCTCGCCGACGGGCGGCTGCGCGACCTCGGCCCGGCCGGTGACCCCTGGTACCCGACCTCCTCGGTGCGCACCGTCTACCGGCCCGGCACGCCCTGGATGCTGAAGCTCTCGCTCGGCCTGCGGATCACCAACTCCCGGCGGGAGAACCTCCGCAAGGAGCTCCACCGGGGTCTGGAGATGCACCGGCTGCTGGAGACCGGACTGGCCGCCGAGTGGCGGGCCGCCCACCCCGGCTTCGACATCGTCCGCGACCCGGCCTGGATCGGCGTCGACCACCCCGCGCTCGGCGACCCCGGCGGGCTGGACACCGTGCTGCGCGCCCAGCCGTTCGCCCCGGGCGACCGCGCCCTCTGCGTGGCCGGGCTGGTCGCCGAGCAGCCGCTCGGCACCGGCGACACCGTACCGTCGCGGCTCGGCGACACCCTGCGGGCGCTCGCCGCGCGCTGCGGACGCCCGCTGCCCACGGTGGCCGCCGAATGGTTCCTGCGCTACCTGGACGCCGTCGTCCTGCCGGTGCTCTGGCTGGACGGCCAGGCCGGCATCGCGCTGGAGGCGCACCAGCAGAACAGCCTCGTCCTGCTCGACGCCGACGGGTGGCCGCAGGGCGGCCGCTACCGGGACAACCAGGGCTTCTACTACCGGCAGAGCGCGGCCGACCGGCTCACCGCCCGGCTGCCCGGGCTCGGTGCCCGGAGCGACACCTTCCTGGCCGACGAGGTGATCGACCACCACTTCGCCTACTACCTCGGGATCAACCACGTCCTGGGCATGATCGGCGCCTTCGGCTCGCAGCGGCTGGCCGACGAGTCGGTGCTGCTGGCCGCCCTGCGCGGCTTCCTGTCCGGACCGCGCGTCGCGGCCACCGGGTCCGCGCTGCCCGCGCTCCTGCTGGACGCCGCCACGCTGCCCTGCAAGGCCAACCTGCTCACCCGGATCAACGGCCTGGACGAGCTGGTCGGGCCGGTGGCCACGCAGTCCGTCTACGTCGACATCCCCAACCCGGTGGCCGGCGCGTGAACTCCCGCGCGAGCGGCTCCGACGACGGCTGCGGTACCGGTGAAGGTCTTGAGGACGTTTCCGGTGAGGGCTCCGACGACGTGTCCGCCGAGGGCCCCGACGGTGTGACCGCCGAAGGTCCCGATGGTGTGACCGACCGGGGCCCGATGACCACCGGCGCGGGGGAGTTCCGGCTCCGCCCGGTCCGGCTGCCCGCCGACCTGGAGCTGCTCGCCGGGTGGATGAACGACCCCGAGACCGCCGCCTTCTGGGAGCTCGCCGGGCCGCCCGCCGTCACCGAACGGCACCTGCGGGCCCAGCTCGACGGCGCCGGCCGCAGCCTGCCCCGCCTGGGGCTGCTCGACGGCGCCCCGATGAGCTACTGGGAGATCTACCGCGCCGACCTCGACCCGCTCGCCGCGCACTACCCGGCCCGGCCCCACGACACCGGCGTCCACCTGCTGCTCGGCCCCGCCGACTGCCGGGGGCGGGGCCTGGGCGCGATCCTGCTCGCCGCGCTGGCCGACCGCATCCTGCGGGCGCGGCCGCGCTGCCGGCGGGTGGTCGCCGAGCCCGACGTCCGGAACCTGCGCTCGATCCGTGCCTTCGAGCGGGCCGGCTTCACCCGGGCCGCCGAACTCGACCTGCCCGACAAGCGCGCGGCGCTGATGGTCCGCGACCGCGGTCCGGACCGGCCGGGCCGGGTGCCGCCGGACCGAGCCCCCGCCGCCTGACCGCGCCCCCTCCGCCGCCCGCCCGCCCGCGACCGACCCCGCCGAGGACACCTCCGACTCCATGGACACCCCAGCAGCCCCACCCGCGCCGTACGACCTGCTCGGCGTCGGCATCGGCCCGTTCAACCTCTCGCTCGCCGCGCTGGCCGACCCCGCCCCCGGCCTGCGCACGCTCTTCTGCGACCAGCGCCCGGAGTTCCGCTGGCACCCCGGGATGCTGGTCGACGGGGCCCGGATGCAGGTCCCCTTCCTCGCCGACCTGGTCTCCCTGGTCGACCCGACCAACCGCTGGTCCTTCCTCAACTACCTGCGCGAGCAGGACCGGCTCTTCCCGTTCTACTTCGCCGAGCGCTTCCAGCTGCCCCGCCGGGAGTACGACCACTACTGCCGCTGGGCGGCCGAACGGCTCGGCAACTGCCGCTTCGGCACCGAGGTCACCGCGCTGCACCGGGACGGCGCGCTGTACCGGGCCGAACTCCGCGACACCGCCACCGGCCGGCGCACCGAGGTGCACGCCCGCAACCTCGCGCTCGGCGTCGGCACCCGGCCGGTCCTGCCCGAGGCCTTCACCGCCCTCGACGGCCACCCCCGGGCCTTCCACTCCGCCGACTACCTGGACCGCCGGGAGACCCTGGACGACGCGCGCGACATCACCGTGGTCGGCAGCGGGCAGTCCGGCGCGGAGGTCTTCCTCGACCTGCTGCGCCGGGTGGGGGAGGGCGTCCGGCTGCGCTGGCTCACCCGCACCCGGGCGCTGGCGCCGATGGAGTACTCCAAGCTCGGGCTGGAGCACTTCACGCCCGACTACACCCGCTACTTCCACGGCCTGCCCGGGACCGTCCGGGACACCCTGGTCGAGGCGCAGTGGCAACTGCACAAGGCCGCCAGCGCCGAGACCCTCGCCGAGATCCACGACCACCTGTACGAGCGGACCATCGGCCGGCCGATCGACGACGCCCCGGTCGAGATCACCCCCGGCACGGCCGTCACGGACGCCCGGCCCGGTCCCTGCGGTGGTCTCGAACTCCGCTGCCGGCACGGTGACTCGGGTGTCGAGCACGTGCTGCGCACCGACGCCGTGGTGCTCGCCACGGGGTACCGCGCCGCCCGCCCGGCCGCCCTGGAGCCGCTCGCCCACCTGATCGACTGGGACGCGGCCGGGCGCTACCGGGTCGACCTCGACCACCGGGTCGCGACCCTGCCCGACCTCGTCGGCGGACTGTACGTACAGAACGCCGAGTTGCACACTCATGGCGTCGGCACTCCCGATCTCGGGCTCGGCGCCCACCGGGCCGCCGTGATCCTCAACGCCGTCGCCGGCCGGACGGTCCACCGGCTGCCCGAACGCACCGCCTGGACCGGCTTCGCACCACCCGTCACCCCCGCCACCCCCGGTGGCTCCACCGGCCCTGCCGCCCCCGCCATGGGCGACGTCCCCGCCACCGCGGACGTCCCCGCCGTTCCGCGACCCCAGGAGTGGACCCGTGCCGCAACCGCCGGCCGCTGAAACCCCGCTGTACCTGCCCCCGCAGCTCACCGCCGGGCACTGGGCGCGGGCCGGCCGCACGCTGCTGGCCAAGATGCTCGGCGAGTTCGCCTACGAGGAGCTGATCACCCCCGTCCCCGACGGCCCCGACGGCTACCTGCTCCGGCTGCCCGAGGCCGAGTACCGCTTCACCGCCGGCCGCGGCGCGTACGGCGGCTGGCAGGTCGTCCCGGACTCGGTGCGCTGCTCCCGGCCGGACGGCCTGGACCCGCTGCGCTTCCTCCCCTACGCCCGGCACACCCTCGGGCTGCGCGGCGACACCACCGGCCACCTGATCCGCGAACTCACCGCGACCCTGATCGCCGACGCCCACCAGCTCGCCACCGCGCTCACCGCCGCCGAGCTCGCCGACCTCGGCCACCCCGAGCTGGAGGGCCGGCAGGGCGGGCACCCCTGGATCGTCCCCAACAAGGGCCGGCTCGGCTTCTCCGCCACCGACGCCGCCCGCTGGGCCCCGGAGGCGCGCACCCCGCGACCACTGCCCTGGATCGCCGTGCACCGCCGGCTGGCGCAGTACCGCGGCGTTCCCGGCGTCGCCGAGCCCGAGCAGCTGTACGCGCGCGAGCTCGACGACCCCGCCGCCCTGCGCGCCGTCCTCGGCCCGGACGCCGACGACTACCTGCTGCTGCCGGTGCACCCCTGGCAGTGGGACGAGACCGTCGTCCCGCTGTTCGCCCCGTGGATCGCGAGCGGTGAGATCGTCCCGCTGCCCACCGACGGCGACCTGCGGCTGCCCCAGCAGTCCATCCGCTCCTTCTTCAACCGGAGCCGGCCCGACCGCTGCACCGTCAAGCTGCCGCTCGCCA of the Kitasatospora sp. NBC_01246 genome contains:
- a CDS encoding trypsin-like serine peptidase, whose product is MPSIHRSAMAAALAAGTLLVVTACGPDGPSGGGTAAPPPAPASGSATTAGGGGVIGGGVIGGLTLPSGIPTSLLEGLPTSWDDLKKWKFEDWDNWASKHVFNNPVVKDFWNPDKMGDSKPADPAPPIAKPTGDAGVTDPDPAPVKATPVTRPYTKQPSGKVFFSADGGRGNCSATVIADPAHPGKSNLVWTAGHCVHPGKGGDFYKDLVFVPAYNNSGASSGGKKAPLAELAPLGTWWAKDVVTSPQWTVEGGGTGDAANQYDFAVMRVQNQNDTGKSLEETVGAAVPVWFDAPRDRISASAWGYPLYKPFDGQELYKCDGGKPTRLSFDAKRPAMLTIGCTMTQGSSGGGWFAPMPDGRTALVSNTSIGTQDHTSLSGPYLETVAKQALDYISRKQK
- a CDS encoding IucA/IucC family protein; translation: MSTAVTGAPPEAPTRHPAPVQPAGVRPAAARPVPPDPLLHPDPAVAAEQAGLEALLRCWARETGAVPGTDGRLRIAVLGGAARLLAPVRYWSPAGWHRFGPATLAVGEGTAAAPVDAVTAAALLAAAAADRPDPGQVADLAARVADSVVRTADILAHRRTAAAPGGPEGSQFLAAEQSLLLGHPLHPTPKSRDGLGPAQSAAYSPELHGSFRLHWYAVDRDLLAAGSALTESADRITAHLLGDPTLVPPGTAALPLHPWQARELALRPAVAELLADGRLRDLGPAGDPWYPTSSVRTVYRPGTPWMLKLSLGLRITNSRRENLRKELHRGLEMHRLLETGLAAEWRAAHPGFDIVRDPAWIGVDHPALGDPGGLDTVLRAQPFAPGDRALCVAGLVAEQPLGTGDTVPSRLGDTLRALAARCGRPLPTVAAEWFLRYLDAVVLPVLWLDGQAGIALEAHQQNSLVLLDADGWPQGGRYRDNQGFYYRQSAADRLTARLPGLGARSDTFLADEVIDHHFAYYLGINHVLGMIGAFGSQRLADESVLLAALRGFLSGPRVAATGSALPALLLDAATLPCKANLLTRINGLDELVGPVATQSVYVDIPNPVAGA
- a CDS encoding GNAT family N-acetyltransferase, with the protein product MSAEGPDGVTAEGPDGVTDRGPMTTGAGEFRLRPVRLPADLELLAGWMNDPETAAFWELAGPPAVTERHLRAQLDGAGRSLPRLGLLDGAPMSYWEIYRADLDPLAAHYPARPHDTGVHLLLGPADCRGRGLGAILLAALADRILRARPRCRRVVAEPDVRNLRSIRAFERAGFTRAAELDLPDKRAALMVRDRGPDRPGRVPPDRAPAA
- a CDS encoding lysine N(6)-hydroxylase/L-ornithine N(5)-oxygenase family protein, encoding MDTPAAPPAPYDLLGVGIGPFNLSLAALADPAPGLRTLFCDQRPEFRWHPGMLVDGARMQVPFLADLVSLVDPTNRWSFLNYLREQDRLFPFYFAERFQLPRREYDHYCRWAAERLGNCRFGTEVTALHRDGALYRAELRDTATGRRTEVHARNLALGVGTRPVLPEAFTALDGHPRAFHSADYLDRRETLDDARDITVVGSGQSGAEVFLDLLRRVGEGVRLRWLTRTRALAPMEYSKLGLEHFTPDYTRYFHGLPGTVRDTLVEAQWQLHKAASAETLAEIHDHLYERTIGRPIDDAPVEITPGTAVTDARPGPCGGLELRCRHGDSGVEHVLRTDAVVLATGYRAARPAALEPLAHLIDWDAAGRYRVDLDHRVATLPDLVGGLYVQNAELHTHGVGTPDLGLGAHRAAVILNAVAGRTVHRLPERTAWTGFAPPVTPATPGGSTGPAAPAMGDVPATADVPAVPRPQEWTRAATAGR